The stretch of DNA ttgaaaaagcaaaattcggtcaggcagagtctgcatggatttatgaaggggaagtcatgtttgacaaatttgctagaattctttgaagatgtaacaaacagggtggataaaggggaaccagtggatgtagtgtatttggacttccagaaggcatttgacaaggtgccacataaaaggttactgcacaagataaaagatcacggggttgggggtaatatattagcatggatagaggattggctaactaacagagaacagagagtcgggataaatggttcattctcgggttggcaatcagtaaccagtggggtgccgcagggatcagtgctggaaccccaactatttacaatctatattaaagacttggaggaagggactgagtgaaacgtagccaagtttgccaacgaatcaaagatgggaggaaaagcaatgtgtgaggaggacacacaaaatttgaaaaaggacatagataggctaagtgagtgggcaaaaatttggcagatggagtataatgttggaaagtgtgagatcatgcactttggcagaaaaaaaaatcaaagagcaagttattatttaaatggagaaagattgcaaagtgctgcagtacagcgggacctgggggtacttgtgcatgaaacacaaaaggttaatttgcagatacagcaagtgatcaggaaggccaatggaatcttggcctttattgcaaaggggatggagtataaaagcagggaagtcttgctacagttatacagggtattggtgaggccacacctggaatactgtgtgcagttttggtttctatatttccgaaaggatatacatgttttggaggcagttcagagaaggttcactaggttgattccagagatgagggagttgacttgtgaggaaaggttgagtaggttgggtctctactcattggaattcagaagaatgagaggtgatcttatcgaaacgtataagattatgagggagcttgacaaggtggacaaagaggatgtttccgctgataggggtctagaattagagggcataatctttgaataaggggccgccccacttaaaactgagatgaggagaaattttttctctcagagggttgtggatctgtggaattcgctgcctcagaataaatttaagacagacatagacagtttcttaaacaataagaggttatggagagcaggcaggaaagtgaacctgagtccatgatcagatcagccatgatcatattaaatggcggagcaggctcgaggggccgtatggccttctcctgctcctatttcttatgtaacccaGACTTCCTCTTGGACCAAAATTCAGTTGTTTTGTCGCCCACCTTATTATAATTACAATACTTTCTAAAACACCACCTTGTGACTTATGTGGCTGTGTAATTCCTAATTTATACATGAGGTATTACCTGATTAGCAGGTTTGGTGAACTATCTACCATTTAAGCAGTGTGAAAAATGTGGCTTCCCATCTGTTCATCAAAGCCCAGGGCCATTGTGCAGagtcagggacctccccagactgaGCCAGGTGAGGGGGAAGACTGAACACATAAGGGACCAGCAGAAAGACTTTCCTAGTGATTCATTTGTGCAGAGCAATCATTTTTCATCTGTCTAATGTCACAAATCAATGTGGGAAGAGGATTTGCAATGTGGATTCTTCTAATTTCTCATttatgccccccacccccacccttatTCAATCAGGAATCTAAAATGTCAGTTTCGTGGTGCAGtgatattgagtacagatgattaTTTCATCAGACAAGATGGTTCCTATTTATTTGAGAAGTACTTACTTGATGAAGCGCATGAATGGAACCATGAAAGAGGTGAATATTGAAATTCGTctatttttgatttttttaaaattacatttgAAAAACTTAAAATTTACTGTATTACATCTAATACATTTATATAATGCATCTACTTGCAGCGAAATCAGCAATGAGACAAGGGAAATCTCCAATTATTATCGACAATACCAACATTCAAGCATGGGAAATGAAACCATATGTGAATATGGTATGATCTAGATTTTCAACTAATTTCTTCAGTATGTAATATTGATTGATACACTATCTAACTAGGTTATttgaaacaattttttaaaaaatcaggttTTCAGTCCTTGATTTGCAGAATTCTGTGACAAGCTTTTCATTCTAGTTTCCTTTTTTCTGTATTTGTTAAAACCATTTTTATCTTCGTTTGTGGAAGTCTGATTTTTTTTAACTTCTGCATTGCATTTGTGTAAAGGGAGATGCCAGTGCTGTGCTCAATCATTTAATTGTTACACATCGCTACAATTAGAGCTGATCTTTTAACTGCTGGTTGTTTGtgttttaaaaatgtattattAAGAGGAATTTAGTATGATGGTTTGAGCAGCTTAAATTTAAAAATGCCTATAGACCATTTTCAAGACAATAAAATTTGATAAAAACAAAAGTCTATAACTTCAGAGAGGCAAAACAAAAATATCAGCTCCCCTGTAATTAAGAAATCTTAAATGGTCAATCCTTAAGATGACCATATGTTCTTCTAGAACTGTATTCAGACCATGAAGGCGGTAATCCAAAAATGTATTACACATTTCTTTTTTGCTCTATTAGTTATTTCCTGGTGGTATTCCACTGACAGGTATGTGCATTGTAGTTACAAAGGGCAAAAAAAAAGACTGAAATTACAATAAACTTATGTATGTACTTTCTCAAATTGATTTCCATCAATTTTCCAAGGATGACGAGGTAAAGAGTTTTGGATCTTAGATGGAAATACTGCTAAAATGAAGTATTAGACTAGCTCTCTAGATTTTAAAGTCGTGATTATTGTTTTGTCATCAACAGGCACAAGAGAATGGTTATGAAGTGAAGTTCAGAGAACCAGATACACCCTGGAAATTTGATATTAGAAAACTAACCAGGTTTAAATCTTTTAATCATGTCATGTGTGAGAATGACATTTGTATTGTGAAAATAGCTCAATAGTAGATTTTATAATGGAAACGGGAGAGAGCTGAAGGTAAGTTTAGTTAAGTTGTCTTTCATAGAACCCCGAACCTATGTTCTACatatagaaatacatagaagttaaaAAAACGGTAACAGGtcatttagcccaaccagtccgtgtcagCATTTACCCTCTTTACGAGCAAATAGTCCCTAATCGTGTTTATTTGTTGTTCCCATATGTCTTTATTCCCATTATCCTTCATCCATCTATCCAATCAAATCTTGAATAATGTCATAGGGCCAAATTACCCCGTGAGTtgtaccgttttttttggtgtaacttgatttttctggtgtatctttttaattgcaaatatggccatttaatttgcgccagtgtaagtgagttagttagggttttgttaggtcagtttttttttcaaaagggggcgttcccagccacttacaccatttatgccaatttggccagaaaaaagttgtacaaaactaacttagggcagcgtatgtgtccacttttgtccgcacagaaagaccttacttacagttaaagaatcggcgcaagtaactacacttaaagcaccaccaagcaccaaacaaagcacaaaaagtaataagtaattaattaacaaataaaatagaaggaaccctgtccctaaagctccaagaccaaagtaataagcaatcaataaataaaaaataaaaaaatagaaggaaccccgcacctaaagcaccaaaatcaatcagtaaataaataaaaaacagaactcctaccttagggaatgcagcgggccaccgatgagggagccgatacagccagggctagggacagcgggcttcggcccctcccacacagcctgcagcgtgtgtttgcagaaacggcctgccaggagctactgcacatgtgcgcagactctagcgcgcatgtgcagagctcctggcactgttttcagcgccgggacctagttccgcccccctctcttctgtgccacgccagctccacagacggcccgagaatcggccatgatcacaCGGATTTTTTTTGGCGCTGCTAATCTAAAATGTTGGCGGGGGGCTTGGAGGTGTGCCGAAAAAaacagagggccaaatttgggcccatagtttctgcctcaaccactaagcctggaagtgaattccacagcctcacaactcaatGTAAACAAGTTTATCTCTTTTTCTAAACCTTTACATTTAATCTTGAATCTGTGTCTCTTGTTCTGAACTGCTGAAACCAGTCTGCTTCTAATTGTCCTGACCCTTTCATCCATAGTTTTAAGCACTTCTATAATATCGCCCGTATTTTGTTCTAACGAAGAAAGCTCCAATTTTTAAAGTCTATCTTTGTATTttttcataccaggcagcatcttagtgaaTCCTCAATTGGTTTCTAACCTCTATTTATTTATAGCATCCTGAAACTACAAGTGATTTCCTTTATTAATTGAACATACGTACCCTGTACTGTTGCAATTTCTTAAAAATAAAATCCCACTATGGCTTTACAGTCCTGTGTGCCAATTTCTTCTTCCACTGCACCTCAGCTAACTCACTCTTCATCTTTCTAAAATCTGCCCTAATCCAATCAGGTGTTCTAGTATTTGATACTGACTTTTTCACTTTCTGGTTGGACTTTAAACCTTATATCATGGTTACTACTCAGAAGATGCTCACCCATATTTAGCTTAACTACTTCATCTGCTTCGTTAACCAGATCTAACAATGTATCCATCCTTATACTAGAATTACAAAATAGCAATTTTACGATAAAGCCTAATACAAGTGGAGCGGCTATGCTGAGGATTAAGTGGGCTATGTTCTGGAGGTCGAAAAACATGATCCTGGTGATAAAAAGAATGTCAGGGTTGAACAAAATGTTGAGGTTCATCTGAGCGAGCAACTAAGATGGTTAATGGAATCGAAGTTTGTGGCAGAGGTAGAGTTAGGTGTTGTCGATGTAAGTATGAATGCTAACTATATGTTTGCACTAGTTGGGGGTCAAGAAAAAATCTTTCAGTCCATCAAAGCTCATAGTTCTAGTGCCCTTGTTATCCCTTCATACCATCCAATTATATTTAGCTTCAAAATTTGTATCTTTGCTTGCCTGACAAATTATTCCAAATACTATGAAGTAGGTTTAACAGTATTGTGCTCTGCACTAAATTAGTCATTCCACCATTAGTTTTTCCAGGGGAACAATACTCTTTTTAAGTCATTAAGTTTCAGGATTTTGTAATATTGGGGCCAAATTTCTGTTAACAGAGCAGGTCTAAGACAGCCGACTCCAAAAGTCACTGACTTCTTCCGAAGATACATTAGTGCCACATCTTTCATAGCACAATGTACCCAACCTATGCTAAAGGCCCTGTCCGTGCAATTTGGGATGGAGTCAATTTCCTTCAGTCAGTAGTCTTAGGCCTGCTCATTTAACAGAATTTTAGCGCTACCTGCTCAGAACCGCCAGCTGAAACACTGCAGTGGCACAATGCCACTCCAGAGGAGGCCTGAGAAGGAGCCAGTGAAAACAGCCATCCAGACCAATGGAGAGCACTGTCTGCAGGTAATCAATGCTAGCCAGGGTTTAGCACATGGCATCTTTCCCACCACTACTAGAAAATGGTTGACTGCAAAATATGGGGCGGAAATTCTGGCACAACTGGATTCCTTCCCATTTTCTGGCCCCAATTTAGTAGTTCCACTAGGTTTCTGCCCAGGGCCCGATTTGAATTTTGAACCCATTATTTTTAAATGTATTGTACTGATATTTTTCTATTTACTATAAAATATTTGAGCATGTCTGTCATAATACAGATATTACACTTTTCACAACCAAGTGCCAGCCCCTAGTCCATCCATGAATAATGGCAATCAGCAATTGATCTTCAAGTAATGATAAGCGTCTGCTGCCAACCTCCATTCTCTTCTAATTTTCAATTAATTGGAAAACTCTTTTAACCAGATTTCCTACGTTGTGCACATACAAATATTTCAGGTAAATTATTACATTGAATGCAAAAATTCATTTAGTTatttgggctagaatttgcactgcatCTCCACCCGGTTTCTTGGCGGTATTGGTCGGTTTGGGCGAAAACCAGGTCGACGAAAATGTCCATAAAGAGTTCCGTCGGTGGTTtcaaaataccactggggagcggaccgccaaaaACTGCTATCACCCGagttttgactcagcggtgacccataggtaagtagGAAAAAAAGTgcccacgagaagcagcgggagctgggcagtaggtaagtagccctgcaaaaaaagtaagttaatgggtttttaataattagttttaaattattttacagtgattaagttgaaaagggtcctgagagtgttttctgattttttttatttaatgttttttggaaaaaaatattttgtgttttccccccctccTGGGTCCAACCCACAGCttcggtctaaattttagtaattaccgccCAGTTTGTTTgagaaccgcccaatcggcccaagattgtGTTTTCTGCtgagaatcggggtgtaaggtccattttttttcgcTGAGTGGAATTCTTTactttttttgtggaatttttcacCTGCTGTCATTTTAAAcacttagcggtattttgggcgacAATCCGGTGCTGGCAGATTTGTTGGGAATTCTAGCCCATATCTCTGTGTTTATAAATTGTTTAAGTTTCCCTGTTATGGATGCAAATGCAGTCGTTTCATGACAGCAATGAGGGAAATGACAAGTTAATCTgttttgagggataaatgctgactGGACAAGAGCCTTCCATTGGATCTTGTAGTTTAGGAGTGGAGCTACACATAGGGCAGTCGCAGGCTATTCCAGgctcccttccctaaaggacattagtgaaccaatcatTAATTAACTAGTTGGATTTTTTTCCCCACCATAGCcaattgtgaaactgaattcaataaatctggtaatgacCATGAAcacatttattgaattcagtttcacaatttgctatggtgggatttcaactgtcacactctgggttgctagtccagcACCATGACCACTAGGATACTGTACCCACTTAACATCTTAAGATGGCACCCTTGACAAAGCaacgctcccttggtactgcatgACAAGTAAAGACTAGATTATATGCTCATCCTGGACATGGGCTTGAATGCAGAGCTGAGTGTGCTTTCATTGAGACAAGTTGACACTTGTGGTTTTTGATATCATCTGAATATTAAGATAACTTAGTCATATAACAGTTATAAAATACAGTACTCTTTAATTATGTTTGATTTTATACACTTTTTTTGAATATGTGCAGAATAAATACTCATGGT from Pristiophorus japonicus isolate sPriJap1 unplaced genomic scaffold, sPriJap1.hap1 HAP1_SCAFFOLD_1580, whole genome shotgun sequence encodes:
- the LOC139243038 gene encoding NEDD4-binding protein 2-like 1 isoform X1, whose translation is MSAEFLAQSFQNLSLQHSGRQRPAKPSRGHFQKRKRLYLLRGLPGSGKSTLARNLKCQFRGAVILSTDDYFIRQDGSYLFEKYLLDEAHEWNHERAKSAMRQGKSPIIIDNTNIQAWEMKPYVNMAQENGYEVKFREPDTPWKFDIRKLTRINTHGVPRETIERMKERYERNITIDKVLHAERRARHN
- the LOC139243038 gene encoding NEDD4-binding protein 2-like 1 isoform X2, which gives rise to MSAEFLAQSFQNLSLQHSGRQRPAKPSRGHFQKRKRLYLLRGLPGSGKSTLARNLKCQFRGAVILSTDDYFIRQDGSYLFEKYLLDEAHEWNHERAKSAMRQGKSPIIIDNTNIQAWEMKPYVNMAQENGYEVKFREPDTPWKFDIRKLTRITK